The following proteins come from a genomic window of Melospiza melodia melodia isolate bMelMel2 unplaced genomic scaffold, bMelMel2.pri scaffold_28, whole genome shotgun sequence:
- the LOC134433908 gene encoding olfactory receptor 14J1-like, whose amino-acid sequence LTIMCYDRYVSICKPLHYRTLLGSRACVHMAAATWASAFLNALLHTANTFSLPLCHGNALGQFFCEIPHILKLSCSHSNFRKIWISLLGVCLGFGCFVFIVFSYVQIFRAVLRIPSEQGQHKAFSTCLPHLAVVSLFISTATFAYMKPPSISSPFLDLALSVLYSVVPPALNPLIYSPRNQELKAAVW is encoded by the coding sequence ctgaccatcatgtgttatgaccgctatgtgtccatctgcaaacccctgcactacaggaccctcttgggcagcagagcttgtgtccacatggcagcagctacctgggccagtgcctttctcaatgctctgctgcacacagccaatacattttccctgcccctgtgccatggcaatgccctgggccagttcttctgtgaaatcccacacatcctcaagctctcctgctcacactccaacttcagaaaaatttggatttcattgcttggtgtctgtttaggttttggttgtttcgtgttcattgttttctcctatgtgcagatcttcagggctgtgctgaggatcccctctgagcagggacagcacaaagccttttccacctgcctccctcacctggctgtggtctccctgttcatcagcacagccacatttgcttacatgaagcccccctccatctcctccccatttctggatctggccctgtcagttctgtactcggtggtgcctccagccctgaaccccctcatctacagcccgaggaaccaggagctcaaggctgcagtgtgg